The Malus domestica chromosome 10, GDT2T_hap1 nucleotide sequence gttaagtatatttatatttattttaaattttaaaataatttatgaccgtaCGAAGTACGATAAACGGTCATAATCATAGGATCTCTAAGATCTCGCTGGATCCTTTTCCTATTATAAAGTGGGTGGAATAATAGACAATAAGCGGCGAGATCTCTTTTCTACGGTTTGACAGACCCTTAAATCCTGGTTGTTCACACAAATCGAACGACCATAAATAAATCAAGAAAACGACGCAGCACCACCATTTTCTTCTATTCACTTATgctctctcctttttcttttttcttttttaattttcttttggggCTAAGCATAGTTCACAAAATATTATGCTCTCTCCTCTTTCTATTTTTGTTCACTGCCTCCTTCTTCAACCTTCTTCCTGGATTTTGTTATCATTAATTCCATGGAGTtcttataagaaaaaaaatgcaaaaatagttcttggttttttttataaattttttttttcagaaccTAGACATGAAGAGAGGCAGGGAAAACTTCTAATAGCATATCGGTGGCAAATTGCAATCAAAGGGGAAAAATAAAGAgattagaaagaaaaacagTGAATTATGAGTCTTGATTACTGATGTCCATGGCGATGGTGCTatgaatagagagagagagagagagagagagagagagagagagagtgaagatAAAACGGAACGGAAGGAAGAAACTAGAAAGGGTGGTTTACCCAAAAAAACTAGAAAGGGGTGAGGCTATTAACTACATTGAGAAAGAATCAAAGAGAAATAAGAAATGTAGGAAAATGGAGGACTTGAGAGAGAAacaattgagagagagagagagagtaaattGTATAAAGTGTATTTAAGACTTAATGAAATGGATCATCAAAATTACAGAGTTTTTGTACACACATATATCTAGATTAAGGATtcattcttacacttctaactaataactaatttttttaacaatctAACCGCTTTAGTATGACATGGCAATCTCACTAACTAATTAATGTTGAGCTGTCACGACACTCAATAGAGGCAATCTCGTTtgatgtgaatttttttttaattttatttatgatCGTTTGATCTGTGTGAACGATCAAGATTCAAGAATCCGTTGGATCCGCATAATTAAAGAGACCTGAAGATGATCTGAGTCCGGGGTGGGCAtattatgattattttatttataaaaaaaaaagtcatttaATTTGACAACCTTTGAACTTTCCAAGTCGGGAACTTGCCGAAGAATGGTTGCCGCCATAATATTTCGCTAAGGTAGTGTTGCACATGTTGAATATTTGTTGCTGtaagtttgtaattttatttcctACTTGATGCAAAGGATTGTGACTCAAGTGAACAAATTCAGTGTTTTATGGATATAATTTGGTTCTTTTTATACATAATATTACCAAGGCCTAGAAATTTTTCTTGAAGGAATATGCAAATGTGTTTTCCACATCTTGGCCTGCAATTTATGTGAAGGGGTATTAATGTGTGTTATTTGCTTTGGTAAGATGTGTGTTATTTGCATTGGTGTTGGTAAGATATGTGTTATCTGCATTGGTACATTTGAGGGTGTGATTCACTTCTTACCTCCTTTTTAGCGCATATTTCTGTGCAAATTATTCATGCCTATTATGACTAATACATTCAATTCCCGCAACGAAGCATGCACGGGTTTTCTAATGATTTCTAAAGTTGTTCAcatcaataattaaaaactgtgagggttaacttactttttttcctttccaaaAAGTGGACTGTCTTTTTATGAAATCTTATTTGCACGACTTTATGATAAAAAATGTATGAGAATCATAAACTTCTATTCTTTATTTCATCGGAGGACAGCCAAACAAGGTAAAACACACCATCTCCCAAAACTAACAAGGAGAGCAAGAACAAAGGCGCTCCTGAATCCAAACTATAATTTGAGCATTGCGATTAAACAAACTTTGCATATGGTCTCTGGCGGCCTTTTGCCTTCTCCAGATTGATCAATCTATGCTTGGCTGCGCTGGTTGCTTAAGCCTTGCGCAAGAAAACTATCAGAAAGCAGCGACTTCATATTCTCCTCGAGGCTTGGAAGGCTATGTTGAGAATTATAATCATACATCAATGGGACCATTCTAGCAACATTAAGAGCAAGTTTTGTAAAAGATGCTGAAAATGGATTTGATGCAGACAAACATTCTTTGTTGAGGAACTTCCATTCTTCCGAAATCCTATGGACAACGAATGCTCGTGCATCTTCGTCTGAACAACCTTGATTTTCATTCACGTAACACGCTATGTATGAACCATCATTTCCATCTTGGTCCTCATCCTGCAATTAATCCAGAAAATATCCTTACAATACTATATCTTTTATAAACAAGTGCTAAATGTAACTCAAACTAACCATATCAAAATACAAGTATGAACCTTGGCACTTCCAAAGTCATCCCATAGCCGAAGAATTGTTGCGGTTGAAGATATAATGCTAGATATGTTGATGTTGTCCACAATACGTACGGTTTCCTTGCTTATACCTTGACCCAGTAAGAAGAATGCATGTGTTAGAACCACAGGCACCCCTGAACTGATGAACCCGTTGTTCAAGTACTCTTCACTGTTTGGCAAGTGCCCGCAACTAAACCATCGCGCTTCTAGTAGGAACGCTTTGCATAATGTTGCCCACTGCATGCATGCAGTACTATAATATTAACAATAATTCCAAATCTGAACTGCAATGGTTAAGTCATTGAATCGAAGTTAACTTATATACCGATTTTTTAAGGGACTCTAGagggttccatccatgccttTTGTGCACAATGTAGCTGGTTTCATTGGTAATGTCATAAAGAGCCTTAAAACATATCTTCATGTAATTCGGTAGTTCACCAGTTGCATCAATATCCCATCTGCAAATAATTAAGTACATGCGTTATTGTCAGTGCAAGTGACTATGAATTAGACCGCTGATAGTCATgcatgattcaaattcacaATCTAGCAACATAATCAAATTTTATTTGCACACTAGTGTAACATGTAGGATATCATAAAACCACACAAGTACACGAACCTCTCAACTGCAGCTGtgaagagaatgagttcatcgAGGGTGCCCTGAACATCAAAAATATCGTCAATTATGTAGACAAGAGAGATCGATTTTGTGAGTTCAACCCTTTCCTCTGATAAGCTTGGATCTGCAAGGCATGTCATCGGCCACGTATACCATTTAATTGGCTGGTCTCTCACGAACTTCAACTCCTTAGTCAAGCCTAGTTCTTTCCACCACCTAATTAttacaatgaaaaatattttcattaattaaaaTGGAGTACTAACTTCAAATCAGTGTCTTTTGATCTGAACTCACTTGGATACTTGTTGAACTTCATTTCGGATTAGAGATTCAACCATGTTGAACTCTAGTTTTGCTAGCTCCCGCAAAACATTGACCCATTTCTGCTTTCCTTCGAAATTATTTAAGAAGTTCTTAGCCCTGAATCTTGTCAAGCTCTTGTGATAAGGATGCTCTAATGAGTACGCGACTGCTGAAGCTTGATGATCATCGAGATTGTTTTTCATCCAATCTGTGAGAAGCTGGTGGCTTCGCCTTCCAGCTTCATCAAGTGTCTCTTCCCCTGGGAAACTCAAATGAGACGCTTCATATAATCCCACTAGTCCGCTTATGTCGACTTTGAATTCCTCGTTGTTCTTGAACTTATTAAATGCATCTGTTaatcacaaggaaaattaattacTTTGTAGTAATGGTAACATTAACTTCAGAGTAATATTAGACataccaaatttttaaaccaaatttgacaTTTGTAtcagcaaacaaacaaataaatgttCACTTGGTcgtttttataaaataacattttgCAGTAAAGTTAGGACAAAAAGAGAATTGAGACCAACCTGTGGTTACATGATAACCTTGCTGTCTCAGTAGTCGAAAACGAAGTGAAACCACACCAAGTTCATCACTGCCTTCATCGCCAGAAGCTCTCGTACATTGCTTTTTTAAAATTGCTTCAATCTCCTCTTGGAAATGATAGTCAACGCCTAGGCGTTGCATGGCGTCAACCGCAATCAATTGTTCATTTTCTCCGATATTTGCGAGTGCCTCCTTCAATTCCTTCAATTTCTTTGCATGGCGAACCTGAAGGTCGCCCTAAAAGGGGAAACATTGAACTTAGCATGATAAGCAAACACCAGACTGAAATTACATGGTAAAAAAATAAAGGTGAATTGTTAATTTAGTCTCTGAATTATCATTTGAGTGAAAATTAGTCCAtatactagttttttttttaaatcagtctatgaattataaaaatctgtCAATTACATGCTTAATATTAGATAcgaagctactatattcaattttccgtcaatttaagtcacgttacttgcatgtgatacacatttGAGGGTAGATTGataatttttcataaagaaatactGTATagagttaactttggagggtaaattagacgttacattcgcaacctatatgaaatgttaagggcttataggcgagaaaataacagtattacactctaaagtaataagtgacttaagttgaataaaaattggataaaatagctttgaatataataatatGGATGATATTAGCAATTTTTAATcaatttagggacttattttactGAAAAAATAATTCATGGACCTAATTTTCTTTAAGATGATAGTTTTAGGACTAAATTGGCACTTCATCCtaaaagaaaaggagagagaAGATAGTGTGTGGAGTAATTAAGTTACCAAGTAGGGTTAGTTTTGGTACATGTGTAGTGGACTGTGGAGCAATTTGGACACTTAACATATgtgtatataaaatatatatatgttgggttattatttttggaactTACAATAACTTGTCCCTTGGAGGAAGCAGAGTGAGCTTGAAGGAAGTGTGCCATTTTCTACAAGaaagaaattaagaaattcCAGTTCTGGATGAGATATACTTGTTGGGAGTGAACTGAGGTGATCAGCTCATGGTGATTCCTAGTGAATTTATAGGGCAATATCTCTTGGCATCCAATGCAATGGCGAAAGCATGAGGAACGTTTTGCACACTTTAGTGGTGGGATCAATATGTACGATGATGAAGTTGAGTACTTGAGCTCGATTGATGCATATTTTTATCTTAACAGTACACAACGTTTTGCACACTTTATTGTTGAAGAAATAAGATAGTTTAATTCGTCTCAGCATATTTTAGACCGTTGATTTACTTTTTGAGAATTTTCTATagggaactgttattaacaatctaaaatttcattctacacttcttacaagtgtatttttctttttaattataaaaagtttggagtgcaaaataagatttttggaatgccaataacaatttcctTTTCTATATACTAAAACTCGGTTCAAAAAACATTGTTCACCAACCGTAAAATGACAAAATGGCCCTCCACCAGCTCTCCATTGCCCGTTCTTTTTCCTCCCTAGCATAGTGGAATGACGCCTTTGTCCACACTGCCCACGTGTCGATCATCATCCAATGCTCTGCTTCGACTACATCTTCTTGACACTTCCTTCCATTTTCACTTCTTCGTATCTATTTTTTGACATTTGCTGTAGCATTTAGCCAACAACCTAAGTTATATGCTTAACCATTGTAGCTCCCATTTTTAACCGTACTTAGGGGAGGGGGCTCATCAGATTTTGGTGGTCAACAATGCATCTAACCTCCCTGACCGTCCCTGAAATTCCATTTCAATCTCACTTTTATCTTTTGAAACTCAAATTTCGCCCACTCCTTTTCAAAAGAGTAGCAAAAAATAAGCCTAGAAATGTTTAAGACTTCACTAAACTCTTTACCTTCTAGCGGACGACAGCCACATAAAACCAAAACCTATCCACACCAACAATTCTTAGATATACACATAAGCACATGAAATTAACTGTAATTTTACATATTTCAGCTATTTAAAGCTGTTGGGACTTTATTTCAGAAAAAAGATGGCCAGTGGATGAAGATTGAAGAagcctcctcttcttttttttccttctttttttttcaatatatgtGGCACCATTTGGTTGGATGTGTTGATCTTATACTTATGTCATGTCTATGATGAGTGAGTTTCATTCATATCACATAAGTAAACTTAACGAATATGTAACAGACATGATAAAAATCAAGCAAAAATGGAACGAAATTTAGTTCCAAGGTATTAAAtagaaaaatttgaatttaatgggAAAATAAGATTAAAATCAAGTTTTAGGTGGcataggaaaaataaaaatgttgttGTTTCATTTAAAACTCAGTCAATAGTTAATACAGTTACACATCAATGGTAGGGATGAGCATTGGACAAACATAGTGGGATTGGAGTTGGGCAATCCATGTCCATTAAACAAACGATGAATGAGGACCATTACCCAAAAAATCCATTTATACATTTAATGGAGACCCGCCGTCATTCCTACACAACCCATTCCCACCGAGAGAAGATGAGCGAGACAGACCACAAATGCTACTCAAGTATgattttttatggaatttttaattttcgtgTTATCATTATAAAATGTTATCTTAacattgtaaaacatttgtCTCACTTTTAAGACCAAACTCAATCCTGGGTTAAATGCTATTTTGTAGGTTTTATTCCCCCCTCAAACTCAACCCAACCCATGTTAAATAtgtgggctaaaagctaaaagtCAAACAAAGCCAAATTCCCTCTAgaatttagcccagaaaatggTGTGGACCACCAGAAAGACCTCACCCACATGGACATGTCTCCTatgatttattgaatccaacagttgagatcgaatataatcaaatctaacggtaaaaaaaaaagatctaatggcctaaatttaaacctaacggtaaaataattaaaaagattatttaactcaaaattcacccaaatttagtgatttttcaatatttatcggaatttaaatatttttaggttaaaatgttcataaaattaaattatgttagtgtaaataatttaataaaaatttaggccaaaagggttggagcagaaaaactgtttttgagctaaaacctaaattttatggactaaaaattttaggttttagcccaagggttggagatggtctaagagaGTCCCTTAACATTTCTCTAGAATAAAACACCCATGGATATAAGCCAAGGGACAAAATGACCATCCCTAATCAATTGtcattctctttctttcttcttatagtTCCTTAATATTCTACTGAGAAAAAAGTTTTAATGCTCCATTTTGATgactcttcttttcttccttttgtttatatgtactCTCCCTTAcgttttgtcttgttaaaagagaTTATTAAAGACGGAAGATCATTAGCACTTTAGTTAGCAAGTTAGCTAGGGTGGTTGTTCATTAGTGGATtcccttctttgttttttttttttttcagctgaAAGCATATATACACTCAGTCATGATAGCAATACTGAAAATCAAATTGGATAGAAGATGATGAATTAGGCGAACTGAACTA carries:
- the LOC103446596 gene encoding (3S,6E)-nerolidol synthase 1-like isoform X1, with protein sequence MAHFLQAHSASSKGQVIGDLQVRHAKKLKELKEALANIGENEQLIAVDAMQRLGVDYHFQEEIEAILKKQCTRASGDEGSDELGVVSLRFRLLRQQGYHVTTDAFNKFKNNEEFKVDISGLVGLYEASHLSFPGEETLDEAGRRSHQLLTDWMKNNLDDHQASAVAYSLEHPYHKSLTRFRAKNFLNNFEGKQKWVNVLRELAKLEFNMVESLIRNEVQQVSKWWKELGLTKELKFVRDQPIKWYTWPMTCLADPSLSEERVELTKSISLVYIIDDIFDVQGTLDELILFTAAVERWDIDATGELPNYMKICFKALYDITNETSYIVHKRHGWNPLESLKKSWATLCKAFLLEARWFSCGHLPNSEEYLNNGFISSGVPVVLTHAFFLLGQGISKETVRIVDNINISSIISSTATILRLWDDFGSAKDEDQDGNDGSYIACYVNENQGCSDEDARAFVVHRISEEWKFLNKECLSASNPFSASFTKLALNVARMVPLMYDYNSQHSLPSLEENMKSLLSDSFLAQGLSNQRSQA
- the LOC103446596 gene encoding (3S,6E)-nerolidol synthase 1-like isoform X2 is translated as MAHFLQAHSASSKGQVIGDLQVRHAKKLKELKEALANIGENEQLIAVDAMQRLGVDYHFQEEIEAILKKQCTRASGDEGSDELGVVSLRFRLLRQQGYHVTTDAFNKFKNNEEFKVDISGLVGLYEASHLSFPGEETLDEAGRRSHQLLTDWMKNNLDDHQASAVAYSLEHPYHKSLTRFRAKNFLNNFEGKQKWVNVLRELAKLEFNMVESLIRNEVQQVSKWWKELGLTKELKFVRDQPIKWYTWPMTCLADPSLSEERVELTKSISLVYIIDDIFDVQGTLDELILFTAAVERWDIDATGELPNYMKICFKALYDITNETSYIVHKRHGWNPLESLKKSWATLCKAFLLEARWFSCGHLPNSEEYLNNGFISSGVPVVLTHAFFLLGQGISKETVRIVDNINISSIISSTATILRLWDDFGSAKVHTCILIWMRTKMEMMVHT